Proteins from a single region of Pseudarthrobacter sp. NIBRBAC000502772:
- a CDS encoding SDR family NAD(P)-dependent oxidoreductase, giving the protein MARASGRTALVTGAARGIGAAIAERLTSEGARVVLADVLDEDGTALAGRLGDGGLPCPPRCD; this is encoded by the coding sequence ATGGCACGTGCCAGCGGCAGGACGGCGCTCGTGACTGGTGCGGCGCGGGGGATAGGCGCTGCAATTGCAGAACGGCTCACGTCCGAGGGGGCCAGAGTCGTCCTCGCCGATGTCCTCGATGAGGATGGCACTGCACTGGCCGGGCGTCTGGGCGACGGGGGCCTCCCATGTCCACCTCGATGTGACTGA
- a CDS encoding SDR family NAD(P)-dependent oxidoreductase, with the protein MRMALHWPGVWATGASHVHLDVTDRAQRAEAVAKASAPSGGLDILVNNAGIVNFGSIEEYSYEQWDHIINVNLNGVFNGIKAAIPALKASGNVSVVNISSIAGIRGYEALPGYTASKFGVTGLTKSAALDLAHYGIRVNSVHPGAVLTPMTEGLALTTSHVALNRVGRPEEIAELVLYLSGPESSFVTGAQFVIDGGETAGLAHHPVVGPED; encoded by the coding sequence ATGAGGATGGCACTGCACTGGCCGGGCGTCTGGGCGACGGGGGCCTCCCATGTCCACCTCGATGTGACTGACCGCGCTCAGCGGGCCGAGGCAGTCGCCAAGGCATCCGCGCCTTCCGGGGGACTCGACATCCTGGTGAACAATGCCGGCATCGTCAATTTCGGAAGTATTGAAGAGTATTCCTACGAGCAGTGGGACCACATCATCAACGTGAATCTCAACGGCGTCTTTAACGGGATCAAGGCGGCCATACCCGCATTGAAGGCCTCAGGCAACGTTTCGGTGGTCAACATCTCATCCATTGCCGGCATCAGAGGCTACGAGGCACTGCCTGGCTACACGGCATCGAAATTCGGCGTCACCGGCCTGACAAAAAGTGCGGCATTGGACCTGGCCCACTATGGCATCCGCGTTAATTCGGTGCACCCTGGCGCCGTGCTGACGCCCATGACCGAAGGCCTCGCGCTCACCACCTCGCATGTCGCCCTGAACCGGGTGGGCCGGCCGGAAGAAATCGCAGAGCTGGTGCTCTATCTGTCCGGCCCGGAATCAAGCTTCGTCACCGGCGCTCAATTCGTCATTGACGGGGGAGAGACGGCTGGCCTGGCTCATCATCCAGTCGTCGGGCCCGAGGACTGA